Genomic segment of Eremothecium sinecaudum strain ATCC 58844 chromosome VIII, complete sequence:
CACTAGTAAAAAACCCACCTATTTCCGCGTCTGATGATAAATTACGTCCATGGCTGTGGAGTAAACTGCTAAATTCAGTAATATATTTGAAGGTTAAGAGGGAAACAAGGGTGAGAAATATGTTATACATTGACCCTTGTTTGCAAGAAGTTCTCTTCCTTATCTGCGATATCTATGGTTTTATACGCTTATATATTAAGCGTCTATGACATTCAAAGTTCATTTTAGTTCCAAAACACTAACAAAAATGAAATTTACAAAAGCTTCTCTAACTGTTTTTCTCACCGCATTTTTCTTAACAGGCGCAGCTGCACAGGATCAGAACTGTCCTCCCGATAAATTCTGCGGAAAGCCTTGCACCTCAGACTCTCAGTGCGGTGGTACTTGCTTCGAGTGCAACAAATACGAAACGTGGCACGTCTGCCAACCTGCTGGCGGATGGTGAGCAATTCTGTTTCCGCTGAACATGCGAAGACatttttatatatatataatttttATATATGGCACTCGTAATAAATAAATACCGCTAATTACACACTGCGAGAAAGAACGCGTCACAATGTATTACATAAGCAATCAGGACTTCTTCTGCCCAGTGCAGTGAGATCATAGTTGCTTTGAAAGATGTTGTTGAATTAGCCACAATTGAAATTGACGAGTATGGAAATATGACCTCTGGTTTAGAGATCGGTACCTGGCCTTCCAACATAGAGCAAGAGGCCCCGAATACAATGAAATAGGCGAGCTTCAATTGAATTGACTATTAGATTCAATCTGCTGGCTTAGGATAGTGTAGTTACCCTGATGCTTTAAATTTCCCATAATTTATatttttgttgatattgCATGTCATTATTATTCAATAATTACTTTATTATAAAAGATAACTCCATTCTAATAATTAAAGATAGCCCAGTCGGTGCTATTCCACAAAGAATAGTGAATAGAAGATATAACTTTCCAATATTCTAAGCATTATTGAATAAAGTTATCTATTTATAaatttttttcattttttatattattttttGTATCTACGTAACAATATTAGCTTATATCCcaatataataataattcTGCTAATTTTTACGGATGTACCGGCCAAAAAAGCACTGGAGTTTGTGTTTGTGTAATTTCTAGTTACTATACTTGTAATAGACACAGCATATCAATTAAATAGTTGATCTCGTTATCATTCGATAGGGGAGCTCACAGCTCTTCATTCTCGAAAGATAAATCTCATCTAGAACATATCTCGAAGTGCTAATATCTGAATCATAGTGAAAGTGATACtattttattaatattatGTATTAATAGGGATATTATAATTATTAGCGTATAATAATAGTATGTAAATATTATAGTGATCCTATTATCACCGTAACGTTAATATATCATTGTTATATCTATATTTATAACAACCTTGAAAGTAGATAGGATGTGAGAGTGAGCTACAAATATATTTCACAAATGAATTCCACTGAATACAGACAGAACTGTAGCTCTTTATCCCAGATGTTTAGAGACAAGCTCCATATGTAAATACAAGTGTTTTTTACTATCTATATCATTTATCGCGGATAAAACTACAGTATTTTCTGAGCAGATGGTGTGATTTATGTACTTAGGCTGTTTTAGTGTTAATAAAATTCATCTAATTAGGTTACTAGGTTACAGTTGTTGCTGCAGCACATAAGTTTACCTGCTTGGTGACTCGTCACGTAATGAAAATTACATGACTATTAAACCTATGCCCGTAACACGTAGCTATCAGATTTACAAATTTTCTTAAGATTACAGTTGGGTTTCTAGTAATTGTTCTTCGACTTCGTTCCTGAATTTTTGAGTATTCGAGCTAAATGCGCTGGTCAAATTTTTTGGCTCGTTGTAAATCTGATAATGCTAGTTGAAGAGCTATGCGCGGTAATAAGACGGTAGAAAAATATAGATTACATGTACATGTGATATACCATAATAGTGACCATTCAGTAATGATTCATTGATTGATGAACAAGAGCAATATTAActtattattaaaaaaCTTAGCTCTTACGTGCTTGCAATCAAACTGTATTATGTATACTAAGACCGCATGCTGTTGAAAGCCGCATGCAGAAAGAATAAGAGCAACGCAACAAGTCCAGAAAAGAGCTAAAATAAAATCAAGATCCAAGGAACAGCGTAGATTTTATCGCCGCATGATGAAAGATCAACGCAACAGGTGGAGGTAACAGCTAAAATAAAATCAAGATTCAAGGAACAGCGTAGATATTATCGCCGCACAACCCCTATTGCATAGATGGAACGCTTTTGGATGTATAGTTTCCCTCAAATAAATAACAGATATGCATAACCAGTAGAAATACAGTGAAGTAGTGACTTACGTGTAATCCCAGGTCCATGATCAAAGCTTAAAAACATATATGTAGTGTTTAGATGAAGGCACCACTAACAAACCATTGGCTCTTATTAGATCCCAGTCAAAATTCAAAGGCACACAGAGATTATCTGGATCGCGCTTAAAGATCTTTGGATCCCATTCGGAGTTAGCTGCCGCTGCAAACTCCTACACATAATGCATTGTTCTCTGGAAGTGATATTCGTATATGAACTCATGATGCAATAAGTCGCGCGTACACGCTTCTTATACATCATCAATATTGAATAAATCGAGAAAGGGACCACTAAACAGTGActaaaataaaaaatacTCATATAGATCTTTTTGGTTAAATTTCTGATTGCAACGGTAATTGGCGTTAATTCGCCCGTTCAATAAACATTGAATGCCACACTTCTCTTGTTAGCTGTACAACGGTTAAACGAGAAAGTAAGACTCTCAACTCATGTTATTGTAGATTTAGTTACATGTCAGTGGTCAGAACCTTGGTTTGGGCTACATAAATAATTGTTTTTGCAATTATGTTAGTCCCTCTAATCGGTTGTAAGTTATCTGTAACATCACCAACAAGTTTCACTAATCTTTCATCTAGGAAATGGTCTCTTTGAAGAAAAAGTTCCTAAAATCCGACAAGGTAAATATCCAATATGAGGATGCATACAATGATGAGAAGGTAAATATCCAAGATGAAGATGCATACAACGACGACAAGGTAGTGAGTGCCAGTTCAGAGATTGAAAGTATTCAACTAAAAGACGTCTTACCGGATTATGATGGTAAAAGTTTTTGGCAGGTGCCACATCTTAGAAGATTGACATTAGTTATTTTCATTATATCAATTGCATCAACAAATAATGGCTACGATGGTAGTTTATTCAATGGTTTGTTTGCCGAAGATAAATTCATGAATGTTATCGGTAATGTCCGTGGAGTTGTTCAAGGTGCTTTGAGTAGCGGGTATCCATGTGGCGCATTTATAGCTTCATTTTTCGTCTCGTACTTTTTAGACAAAAAAGGCAGAAAATGGTGCATTGTAGCAGGAAATCTTACAATGCTGTTTGGTATTATATTGCAAACTTGCTCAGGAGCTTGGATCGCACCACCAGATGAAATGCCCGGGTACACTAAGAGAGATGTATTTGGCATGATGTTATGTGCCAGAGTTTTCTGTGGCATTGGAGTTGTGTTCTTAGCAATAGCCTCTCCCGCATTGATATCAGAGTTGTCGTACCCAACATACAGGACCTTTTGCACCTCAATGTTTAACACCTACTGGTTTTTGGGTGCAATTTTCTCATCTTGGTGTGTTTATTTGCTAAGAAATACAAAGAGTCATTGGAGTTGGAGATTGCCTACCTTATTGCAAGGCATATTCCCTATAATACAGCTGGCTCTAACTGCTTTTATCCCAGAATCACCTAGATTTCTAGTGGGACAGGGTAAGATTGAAGAAGCACGTGCGCTGCTTTTATATCACCACGCTGGCAACAATGAAGAAGTAGGAGGCGCCCTTGTGGATTATGAATTGACCGAAATTCAACTTGCAATTGAGCAAGAAAGATATTTTGCACAATCCAGCTCGTACTTTGATTTTGTCAGAACAATTCCAAACAAAAAGAGATTATGGACTCTAATCTGGATGGCCATTGTGATGCAATTATCTGGTGTCGGTCTAGTGAGTTTCTACATGGGTAAGGTCTTGGATACGCTTGGTTACAgaaaagaagatgaaaaaTTGCTTTACAATGCAATTATATCTTTCTATAACTTTGGTACTGCAACTTTTCTATCATTGTGCGTTGTAAGTAGATTTAGAAGAAGATCCGTGCTGCTCACAGCAATTGCGGGCATGCTTTTGTCTTTCATTGTTTGGACAGTCCTCGCTGGTGTCGGGAATGCCACCGATTTTAGAAACAAATCATTGGGGACTGCAGTTTTGGTCATAATCTATgttttctctttcttctccAACATGGGTACGTGTGGCTTCCCACATTTGTATGTTACTGAGATACTGCCATTTTCCTTGAGAGCCAAAGGAATGAATATTTTCTGTATTTCACAGACTATTGTAACATTGTTTAACGGTTTTGTCAATCCATTAGCAATAGAAGCAATTGGTTGGAAATATTACATCTGTTATGTGTGCATTGGTATCGTTAATCTAACAGTTGTTTATTTCACTTTTGTAGAAACATCGGGCAGAACTTTGGAAGAAGTTGCTGAAGTTTTTGGCGACGGTCAAACCTCCAAAATAACAATGAAAGGGGGTGTAATCAATGTTATTGGACATGAAAAGAAACCAGAGTCGTTGTATAAGTCAAATGTATAGCAGTCATGCTGCAGTTCATCGTTATGATTAGATTAGTACTAAGTACCTGTTATAAGTATTCATTTTTAAAGTATAgaaatttaaaaaatcTGATTATATTAGTAATTTTATTTGGTTTCAGACGTAAATCTCGGACCCAAATTCTCAGATTTTTCCAAGAAAAAAATCCAAGAAATTTATTTATAGTGTAAGATGATTCTAATTATATACAGAATTTGATATGAATCATTAATTGGGCACGGTTTTCTAAGGGTGGACTCCTAGACAAACGTATTGAGTATCTACAAAACTATGTCATTTCAAATATCCTGATTAACACTACTTAAAGTTAATTActaaagaaaaaaaatctGGAGCATTGGCATCTCAAATCATAAATATGATTAGTAAGTTTAAAGCTATGTTTAGTTCAAACCAAACACATTAGAGGGTTCATTGGTAAAATTTTTTTGTCAAATTACTAATGCTAATTACGTCGTTTTACTTATTGGAAAAGCCGCTCTTCATCAATTGCTTCAGGACTTAATATAAATACTGGCCAACCTGTGAGAATAATGTTGGAAGTTAACAAGAAAGAAATCATCTAAGAATAATAGAAGTCTAAGAATACGAATTGAACAAAATGGTTGAAATTAAAAACAGTACAGAAGTTTTAACATTGAACACTGGCGCTAAGATTCCAGTGATTGGCTTGGGAACTTTCCAGGCAAAAGATGATGACCTCTACAAGGCTGTTTTGCATGCATTGAAAAACGGCTACAGGCATATCGACACCGCTGCGATCTACTCAAACGAGCAGGAAGTTGGCAGAGCCATTAAGGATTCAGGAGTGCCAAGAGAGGAATTGTTCATTACTACTAAGTTGTGGGTCACACAATATAGAAACCCAGAGAGAGCTTTGAACGGGTCTTTGAGACGCTTGGGGTTGGATTATGTTGACCTATTTTTGCTTCATTTTCCACATCCACACAAGGAATTCGACTTGGATGGAGATAAATTAGATATTGTTGCGGCTTTCTCCAACCCCGTTGTTTGGGACGAAGACTGGAGTTTCGTGGATACCTGGCGTCTTGCTCAAAAGCTGCCAGAGACTGGTAAGGCAAGAGCTGTTGGTGTCTCAAACTTTGACGTTCCTAACTTGCAGAAGCTTTTGGCCGACCCTGAACTAAAAGTGGTTCCTGCTGTAAATCAAATTGAAGTCACTCCATTCCTTCCAAGAGATGATGTGGTAGACTTTTGTAAGAGCAAGAACATTTTGGTTGAAGCGTACTCTCCATTGGGTTCTACTGGTGCTCCTGTTGCTAAAGAACCAGAGGTCCTTGAGATTGCTGAAAAGTACGGAGTTTCTCCAGTGCAAGTTTTGATCAACTATCCCATCAACAGAGGCCTTATTGTGCTACCAAAATCAATCACTCATGAAAGAATTGATGCCAACCTTAAGACGTTTAAAATAGAAAGTGAAGATATGGAAAAACTCAACAGCATCCATAAGAGAACTGGTTTAAAGAGTTCTTACGATTCCGCATGGATGACCAAAGATTAAGCCGCATGTGATTCTCGTGAGAATATTCCGGGCTTTTAATTGATGAAAGTACCTAAGATTTCTAAGAGTGGTACCTTTGTATAAATCAGAAATCTTGTTTTCGTCCGGATTGTATTTACCCTTCGCTGTTCTTATCCCGGCCTTTGTtatttattaaaacaaTGTAAAAAGTGCATGTTCATGTTTAAATTTAAATCAAAATAGCTTTGGTAATAACCAAACATGCATATACGCGATATTCTAGTGTTATTTTATATATCGCTTATAATCCAAATTTAAGAATAACGTTGGTTTCTCGCTTGTTGAATTTCGTATCTCTATGGTTCATATATAAGTACCCCACAATGTCAGTGTTGGTTCGTTACATTACACGTATTCAGATAAGTGACAGTGGTAGCGTAAGTTAGCCCATTAGCAATAAAATTGCGATGCGCTAGGTTTTTATCACATATTTCCTATGATAATTTACTGGTACTAGTTCTCCTGGATGAGCATACTTAGAGCACTCGGACTGCTCTCATGTCCATTGGCACTAGTCGATTTTCGTAGGCACGCTGAGATCATATTCATCACAGCAGCAACGCCAACTGTAGAGGACAACGAGTAACATATCCAGCAGACACCGCAAGGTAGTAGTAATATTGTTATCATATTACAGAAATAGAAACTAGAGGATagttattattatattaaATTCAGCTTAAATATTTTACCTTAAGGATTGTATTTGATAATTAAATTATGCATTATATGACAGGCACGAGAAGAGAATCGTTTATTATGCCCACCCATATTACTAGATTTTGGATTTCATGTTATTTTCTCTGTCAATGTTCTCCAACTTCTGGTTTTGACAATTTGCATCCCACTACTTTCTGAAGAAGTTGATTACGCCTGTAGAAGAACAAGCTATCAGTTTCAAGCTAGATGCTTCACTTTACATAAGTATGTCTGAGTCTCTTATATTGAGAGATAAAAGATATATTTATTTCTCAAATATTTAGATGTATATAGTTAGCTAAAGAAAGCACCTCCATATTAAATATGAATTGTACATTTCGTAAACCTTGGGCATAATTTTTATGTGTAAATCAATAGGGTACTCAAATTATAAAAGAATAGTCAGTTAGCCCGTTAGGGAAAGTCTGGGTAAGGGTAATCGTCAGGTAAAGTTATAGGGCGAAGAGATGCTAGCATTTTATATTTCGTATCGGTTAATTGGTTGTTTGGAGCATAAGAAGACTGTCTATCAAGAAGACATATTTTCTGTCTTTATAAATGTTTTGCTCGTGTAAGGGTTGCAGGGATTGACCACTTACATTAAATCTCATATACGTGATACCTTTGAGATAAATATAAAAGTTAGTGTTCAGTAGTATCCTTAGCTATCTTTTCTAATTTCCAGTAGTGTGTCAGCCTATAGGACCTGCACCTTGGTAAAATATAAAACAATCAGTACTCTTCAGGCCGATCGAATTTTCAGGCCGATCGAATTCTTCAGGCCGATCGGTACTCTTCATGTAGATCGGTACTCTTGAGATCAATCGGTTTTAGGATAGAAGTTCTCTTTGTGTTTTATTAAGCATGCGAGTTATTCTGAAAATTGATTCTAGCTGAGGAATGGATGCTGAAATGATACTACTATGCAACTAGGCGATGCTCATGTATCTGCAGATGTGCCTGAAATAAACATACGGTGTGTAGCATGCTCTGTTGAGCCATTCCTATTTCCGTCGAATTTCTGACTATTCCGTACCATTCAATACAATGGATAGATCTGATGTTCCGGCTGAGAGTAGGTTGATGCTTACTGCCGGTACGGAATTTTCTTGCGGCTATGAGATCTTGAAGGAGGGGAGTGGAGAGGACAGATGTTAGCATTCTAGCAAAGCACAGCCATATCGCATATTACAGCTAACTGAGCTTTATGATTGTTTACCTCATAGAATCACAAAGGAATCAACCCAATAGCTCCAATAGTTAAAGTGTGATAAGCGAGTGTTTCCACTGGGCCGATAAAGGAAGTGCACTATCAAAGTTCCTTTACACACTTTAAAGAGGTCCTGGTGACGTAACTAAAATCAAGCACAAAGTTGCTTAGTAGACTATTTGCCCTTCAGCCCCAGAGTAGGATTTCATATTGAGTATTTAgaaaaaaatcataatgTGGATGGAATTGGGTCTTATGCGACACTGTTAGGAGACAAACATTCCCCATCTAGTCCCTCGTAGCGATTAAAGTAGGCTTGTGACCGGAAGGGGTTATTAACTGCCAACTGGTTCCAGGGCACTTTACCGTGCATGTCATTGCCGTAGCGAATTTTCGGCGTAACACAGTATTTCTCTTTCCTGTTTCCCACCATGTACTGTCCAACCGCATAGCAGCACTCATGGTTTGCATTGCAATCAAGCATAGCGTTTGCTAGGTCTTTATTACCCCAGTCATAGGTTAGCCCTATCCACTCCACTTTCATACCACTTGGAAAAGATTGCCCGCACCAGCTCGGCTTATTCACCGCACAACATGGGTCATTAGGCCCACAGTTAAGTCCCACACCGCTTAACCTCATTACCGGTTCTTCAATAATCGAGCCAGCCAAGTTATCGGTTGCTTCTGCCACGCGTTGCACGAGCTCTTCTGGAAGCATCGCAGATGGTGCAATTGCTACGTGTTCGCCCAAATCAGTATTAAATACTACGAAGGATTTGTTCTCAGCGACCTCAGCGCTGCTTCGTTTAACGGTTGGGCCGTCCGCTCCTACTATCATTTCTGAAATAAATCCAGCGTCAATAAACCGTAGATTGAGAGGCGATGTACTTCTCATTACTCCAGGGATAACGCTGACGGGCAGAGATTGGCGTTCGATCAAGTATCTGCTTGAAACCCACTCCACCGTTGGTCCGGCGGACAGCATACGGGCTTTGAGATGACCTCTTTCCTGACCTCTGGCCCGACCGCTGCGAATCTCCCTCGCTATCATCATTAAGCCCATGAACAGCATTCCTCCTATACAGGTCGTCAAGCTTATTGCAGAAGGTGCGAAATAAGATGCGCCACATCCCATAATGGTCACAGCGTTCCAGCCAGCCTCAAAGCTTCCATATACTGCAAGCGGCCCGTGGTGATCCGTATTTTGCCAATCGCGTCTCATAATGGCGTCTGGCTTGGCTGGCGGTTGGGCTTTACGTCATTGGTTATGTTGTCACCTGGCTATGGTACTTATAAACTGGCGACCTAATATGTCGCTTATATAGCACTTGAATTACCTAAGTTGTACGCAGCCATAGGTGTCGGGAACAAGACAATCGCCgaatatattttttaaatcaTATGGCACTCAATTGCTGACGAGACCAAGTGATAGACGGAGCTATAGAATACCGATTCTATTATAAGCATGCGAGCAGTTCTTGACAGTGCATAAGCATGGTGGGTCTCGTGTTGAGAGCA
This window contains:
- a CDS encoding HHR257Wp (Non-syntenic homolog of Ashbya gossypii AFL205C; Syntenic homolog of Saccharomyces cerevisiae YHR094C (HXT1)), which translates into the protein MVSLKKKFLKSDKVNIQYEDAYNDEKVNIQDEDAYNDDKVVSASSEIESIQLKDVLPDYDGKSFWQVPHLRRLTLVIFIISIASTNNGYDGSLFNGLFAEDKFMNVIGNVRGVVQGALSSGYPCGAFIASFFVSYFLDKKGRKWCIVAGNLTMLFGIILQTCSGAWIAPPDEMPGYTKRDVFGMMLCARVFCGIGVVFLAIASPALISELSYPTYRTFCTSMFNTYWFLGAIFSSWCVYLLRNTKSHWSWRLPTLLQGIFPIIQLALTAFIPESPRFLVGQGKIEEARALLLYHHAGNNEEVGGALVDYELTEIQLAIEQERYFAQSSSYFDFVRTIPNKKRLWTLIWMAIVMQLSGVGLVSFYMGKVLDTLGYRKEDEKLLYNAIISFYNFGTATFLSLCVVSRFRRRSVLLTAIAGMLLSFIVWTVLAGVGNATDFRNKSLGTAVLVIIYVFSFFSNMGTCGFPHLYVTEILPFSLRAKGMNIFCISQTIVTLFNGFVNPLAIEAIGWKYYICYVCIGIVNLTVVYFTFVETSGRTLEEVAEVFGDGQTSKITMKGGVINVIGHEKKPESLYKSNV
- a CDS encoding HHR258Wp (Non-syntenic homolog of Ashbya gossypii AER401W; Syntenic homolog of Saccharomyces cerevisiae YDR368W (YPR1) and YOR120W (GCY1)) codes for the protein MVEIKNSTEVLTLNTGAKIPVIGLGTFQAKDDDLYKAVLHALKNGYRHIDTAAIYSNEQEVGRAIKDSGVPREELFITTKLWVTQYRNPERALNGSLRRLGLDYVDLFLLHFPHPHKEFDLDGDKLDIVAAFSNPVVWDEDWSFVDTWRLAQKLPETGKARAVGVSNFDVPNLQKLLADPELKVVPAVNQIEVTPFLPRDDVVDFCKSKNILVEAYSPLGSTGAPVAKEPEVLEIAEKYGVSPVQVLINYPINRGLIVLPKSITHERIDANLKTFKIESEDMEKLNSIHKRTGLKSSYDSAWMTKD